gcataagcgataaAGCATTCAAgaccattcaagcattcaagcattctcttccagcattgagcattctcaagtctcccttcaaggctaggtgttgcattcaagtcaaggattcaaccattgaagaggagactgatttcaacattcaattccacacaagcgcttctatcaacattgctatcacaacctcccttgaggtgatttacaattcagtctttcatttacatctacttgcaaatactttctttcattacttggttaattctaaaactggggtttaacctaaaggcaaacccccaatcccaacccattttcctctcttttctatgtgtaggttgcaagtgcgtagctgtactttcggattcgggcttcatttgcaaaggtagaaaaacccttttcgtttcacggatttttcggaggaccgtgtacgttcccaccacggtccgggcaacttttcctcaaattcacagggcgacttcgtctcgacattttactgccagatccaggtgcacagcttcatcccatattccgatctcaagttataatcaattctttgtcacttttgcactacataattcaatcaattcctttccatttcaaacaaggaagaggggatcaacttagcattcccaattcattcagaattcaatctaccatctttgtgtggagagattgaatctagtgaattatcctctcctctttctaatgtaacatggtgaaaaatgcttgaatggtaatcaatagtgaaattctcatctctctttgagggaaagggtagttttcctcttgatctatcattcaccattttcccaccattacagcaCCATTGAGGTGATATCCACCCTACCATGAAGCATTAGCTTCCCTGTGCTACTCCTCTAAAGAAGCCTAACCCATTACAAAGGATCTAGCAATGTGCCAACATGCATGATGGAATCTAGCTCACTATCTGAATTATTATTGAGCTAGCATACATATATGCTTATGCAAAAAATATTCAATTCACTTGTCCATTGAACACACATATATAGAAGAGAGTGTAACTCAATTTAAATAATGCACTCATGGGTATGAATCAATGATAGTCAATGATCACAACATAAAATGTTCCATTTATCTCACTATGATATCGAGACATTCAATAGGATAGATAAACAACACCAGAAGACAACGCCCACAACTGACATTCAATTCTTATGATGTTTAGCTTAGATAATGTATTTTCAAAGTGATAATGTCTATTGATTAGTCCACTAGAGAGGAATACTTAACAAATGACTAGTTTATAAAGTAAGCTAATCCACAACACAAACAAACTTCAATAACTCCACTCAATATTAAGTGATACTTGGGATCTTACTTCCTCCTCTTGACTTAATTGGTCGTAGGTTATCACCCAATAAACATAGAAGGCAGCCCGTGAAAGGATTGTAACCTATTTAATAATTTCCACTCATGCATAACCATacctttataaataataataattatcatTTAAACTCATGTGATTGCAATCTATAAATTAATTAACAGTTTCCAACTTGCAGATTGCAACGAAAAAATACAGCATTCAAACAATCATAACTTTCATGTCCCTTGGCCAAAATTAAAAGTTCAATCTGTTTTGGAAAAGTGAAGGAATGAATAACAAAACCCAAAATTTTATTTCAAGAAATCCAAACACGTGAGCAGTTTTCTCTGCAACTCATCTTACTAATTTCTACCTAGAATCAGAAGTTGACAAAAGAGAGTTTGTTAGCTACATTCAGGAAACCTTGGATAGTATGCCATCTCAGCCATATTGAATTGTGTAATGATAATCCTTGACAGGTTGACAAGATTCCAAATTCATTCAGCAGTGACATATACCATCAATTCCTTAGCTGAGAAATTTTGACAAAATTTGCTACCAAAGATTCCAATTCAATTTACTATTATTTATCATACTCAAAGTTAATTATTTTTCCAGATTAGTTTTTGTTACTCTAGTACCCTTCATTCTAAAAAAATTGAGTTACAAAACCTAACTTGATTTGAATTTCCCTTCAAGGAGTAAACCACACCTCCCCTAATAATTGGTATATATGTAACCAGAAGCATATATGATTCTTTGAGAGAACTAGACACACTTAACAGCAATACAAGAGGCAAAGAACATTGTGTTGACTGCCATGAGGTCTATGAGAAAGAGAGATACAATTTCTTGAAGGCTCAGAACAGAATAAGGTAGCAGCTTCATCCAGAATGTTCATCAATCCCACCTCAAAGACAAAATCAACTCAACCATATAGCCTATTGTAAAAACGCTCCAGCCTTTTATAACTCTGCCTCTAATTGAATATAGAATAAGCATAGAGAGACGAGGGAAATTAGAGAAAGAAAAGATAGGGAAGGATCTCTAGTAATTGgtttagaatttgaattttgaattctaaaATTTGTCCATCTGTTGTAGCATTTAATTCTACAAAATTGTCTCTGATTTGACATCATTCTGTTGATACCTCCAACTTATCACCACTCCCTTGCAATCCATAGAGGTAATTGGATAATAAACACTTCACTTTTGGAATATTAAAAGATTGAAACCAATGCTTTAATATTTAACTTACATGCTTTTCCTTTTGAGAAAATATTTCACCAATAGTACAAAATTAACTTTACCATGTAATCCAGACTTGAAATATAATTTAACCCATGAGAGCTCACACCAATGGCCAAATCACATTTATTAAATTTgaaggaaataaaaataaaaaaatctatatcAAAAATAAGATCAGAATAATCATATGGAGAAATAATATACCAACATTATCCTATAGAATTCCGCTCCTCTCTCAATGTCATTAGAAGGCATACCTAAAAAAGAATCAAATGGAGAAAGACAATGCTCCCAGCCCAAACAAAGACAGTTTgtataaaggttcagaggttaaaAAATATATGTGAGACATCTATGAAGGAACGAGAAGTGAGGTATCTAAATTATTCACCAGAGTATTCATTATCACCATCAATAGAAAATCAAGCCCTAAAGCCTAATTATTCCCTCTTACAAAGGAATGTACAGTCTACTTGTCGTAACTAAAAATTCATCTTTATTGGTACACTTAGTGAGCATACAAACGGCCATGCTTAAGATATTTATGTCATGCAAGATTATTGTTAATCAGATTGGCCTTCAGTATCTGCTATATCATATATCGAAAACTCAGTCTTTGTCCCTTGTTCTGATGCTAGCCACTAAATCTCTCCAAAGAAAATGCAGCATATAGTATTCTGCACCACTATATAAATGGGTGCCCTCTACTGAGGCTCATAAAGAAACCTTTACTGCATGGCTTAATTTTATCACTCCAATACCATAGTGTTATAAATTAAGATTGTTCGTAATCAAAGCATAACTTTTTATCCCTATATTTATGAAATACATACATATAAACAGCTAGAGAAGCTTGGGTAGAGCCATCCACTTTCCTACACCATAGCACTTATTCTTTTATCAAAAACTCAATTGTCAGGATTTCAATATAACAGAAAGAATAACTTTATCCACAAGGTAAATGTAAGTATCACTCAAACGCTTATGCCACCTACCTCTTATTGAACAAGACTAGCTAGCAAAGCATGAATTCGTAGGCATGTAGTTGTGATCATTCCTTAGCCCAGTGAGGCGAACATTTCGATGTGACATTCAATTTCTACAGTGCTGCAGAACTATTTTGTTTTAACTAGTGTAAGGTTCCCCTACAGcaattttttgtttttccttttttattttccaTTGTTACAAAAGTGGGAGAAAATACTTGTCGTGATAGGCATAAGCCCAATTCTCCCCTTTGCCAGCACCCTGCACACTATATTTGCATGCAATTTTGTGAAGACACCAACAGAACATGTGGGAGAGGAAACTATTTGAATTTATCTATTTGAgtttattatgtttttattttatctctttttaaaatcattttaatctttccttaaaaaaattaaataagaatATTAACATATGAATATTTAAAATATAGTAATAATTATCGATAATATTAATTCTATTTCTTAACTATAGTggcattaatattaaaatataatactatttatttaatattgatttttaCTTCATTATTAAGATAATAATTAtcagataaaagaaaatttcagtTCCCATTTAGTTTGGTGCCCATTTTGATGGAATGACATAGTGCAATTACAATTCAACCAGTGGCACAGTCTTGTGTTAAGTTTGGGTCATGACCTGATGTTGACACAAGCCCTCTAGTTACCTAATTATTCTAGATTTCATTCCTATGCAACTATATGTAGGTAAAGAACACATATATACGCTAACATTATGTATAATTAACTAAGTATGTGTTTTGTTTCTATAAGTGTGTAAAGAACTATGGACACTCTTTTAGATTGGAGAGAGAATATCATCGAAGAGAAAGTTCAAGTCAGTGGAGGTAACCTATTATGACAAaatcacacaaacacacacacttAGGTTCATGTGGTTAAGTTGCATAGGATTAGTGTATGTATGTGTTTTTAACCTATCTATAGTTGTCTAAGAATGAAACCTAATGCAAGAGCATGCTACTTGTTGATTGTAGTTGTATTAAGACATTTCATCAAAAGAGTCCAAACTAAATAGAAATTggcattttttctttttatttattattataataggAGATAAAATTAATATTGTTTAATgacattatattttaatattaacaaTGTTATAATAAAGAAATAACAATTCATAATATTTTAAATAGTATTATATTCCAATAGAGACCTTTTAAATACTCttatgttatttatttaaaaattaataaaaaagaataaaatgatattaatattaatatcattATTAAATAGCATATTTACCTTATTTCGTCTTAAAGGAAAAGGACTTGTAAAATTAAAAAAGAAGAATTAAGCAAAATATGTTCAAGGCAAAGGCTACTAAGACTATTAAAACAATTTGTTATAATTTAAAAGCCTTAATAAAGACTGGCTGCCATATGTAAGGAAGataaaaatttaaagaacgaaAAAATGAAAGGAGGGAGTGGTAGTGCTGCATTTTCTGAGGAAAGAGCATAAGTTTCAGCCACCAATAGAGATTATCTTCCTTTCACCTCCTCTTTTATTTCATTTCATCAAGTTTTCCTGGTATAAGCCTGGATTCCATCTTTCTTGCTGATTATCTCACAAGGATTTTCATATGAAGCAGCTTATTATAgtagttatattttattaataagtaCTTCTCTTTTCTGTTGCGGTCTTCTTAAATTTATCTGTATTAAAGTGTTGTGAGGGACTGCTTACAATATTCATTCTAATGCATGGCTTAATTGTTTAGCCGCTGGGCCTTTCTTTTGTGCACTTCATTTAGTGTAATGTAGCCACTAACTGCAGAACACAGCAGTGAAACTAAAAGCATGACTGAAAGTTTTGCTGCTAACTCATTTTGTGTGCTAGCAGTCATTGTGGTAGATGGCTACTAGGTAACCATAACACTACATTGCCCGTGCTCCAATTATAATCATAAAATTCATTTCCATTGCGTTATGTTGAAGGACATGCTGCACATTCTACTTAATGTGCACACCCTTTAATAATATACTCAGTTACTAGGTTCAACACAACAAGAATTTGAACTAGGCATCCATAACTTCAACCCTTGGCATACATCTCAGATTCTAAATACACTCATTATAAAAAGCTGTGTATGCAGCAAAATCAAATTTGTCTATGAGCAAAGAAAGAGAAGCTTATTTTTCTCGTTAAAGCACATTATTGAGAATACAAATCTGCAATGATTAAAGACAATTTTGTGCCTTCTCTATTAATAATGCTACCCAATTGGCATCTGTTGTGAGAGATAACATCACAAGAAGTTCTCATAATTAATAAAGGAACCCACCCTTTAATGGGTGTCAATGGAGATTCATGAAATGATTTATTTGTAAGGATTTGTTTGAGTCCTTGCTTAGACAGTGAAGTGTGTTTAAATAAGACATCTTTTTGGTAATAAAGCATTCAATTTCCATATTAAAAGCAAACAAATACATATTCTTAAGCCAAAGAGATGTATTAATGTATACATAGTGCCATTCCAGTTACTCCATATGAAGCTTGAAAATCACTTTAAAATGCAACAATCAATATGGATCAACAGATTCATTCTTTTACTAATTTAGAAAACAACCAACAAAATACAGACACCCTAATGAAGAAGTTATATCCTCCAGCTGTTCATAAGATTAACCTACCAGGCAAAGGTCTATACACTGCTGAAGCCTAAGTTGTTGGTAAGGGGTTATAACTTATTTTGATTTCTTGACTTGTTTCATCAACTTTGGCTTTCTCGAGCTATCAAACTCTTTATATTGATTATTCTTCATTTCGTCCTATTTTAATGTGTATTTAAGTATAAAAAGGATCTTGAACTAAGTGAGATTCTAAAGCTAGACGTGTTTAGTACCGGATTGTTTAGTTTTCCATAAGTCCACAACGTATGAATTACCATCTACCTCCCCTCTTTCAAAATAATTGCATTGTAAGTAAAACCAAAATGGCACTAGATAAAAGACATGCTATTAAtatatgaaaattatttgaaaataatatGTTGAATGAGTGGGCCAAGATATGCTCTTGATGTCAGAAGTGAGATCTACCTAAGGCTCACAAGTGGAGACTTCAAGTAACATATGTGATTGTGTGATAGTTCCTATTCAAAAAACTGACCCTCTAGAATCACTAGTAAATTATATGTACATGTAAACATGGTTTAAAATTGGTCTATTTAATCAAACTGCTATTCTGATAGGAATCTAGTGAGCTGAGTTGCAGAAAAAACTACTGGCATGTGTTTGGGTTTCCTGTTAGATGCTTTCTCGGTTTTATTCTTTGTTATTCCATCCCTTTGGAATATATTGAAGTTTAAAGTTTGTCCAAGAAGTGTAGAAGTTATGACCATTTGTGCAAGTTGGAAAATGTTAGTTGATTAAAAAATTGCAGTTACATGATTTTAAATGATACTTAGTATTATTTATAAAGGTATGGTTATACATGAGAGAAAATTATTAAATAGATTACAATCCTTCATGGGTTACCTTCCATGTTTTTTGGGTGATAACCTATGACCAATTAAATCATGAGGAAGTAAGATCCTCCATATCACTTGGTATTGAGTAGAGTTATGGAAGTGTGTTTGTGTTGTGGATTAGCTTCCTTTATGGACTAATCATCTGTTCACTATTCATCTCTAGTGGACCAATCAATAGATATTATCACTTAAAAATACATTATCTAAGTTACACATCATAAGAATTGAATGTTAATTACGGGTTTAATATTCTGGTATTGTTTATCTATCCTATTGAACATCCAAATATTAGAATGAGATGATTAGAACATTTTATGTTGTTAACAATGATTATCATTGATTCATACCAATGAATGCATTGGTTAGATTTACATTTTCTTCCATAGAAATGTGTTCAATGGATGAGTGCATTAGATATGCATTGCATGAGCATATAGTTATGCTAGCTTGACAATAATTCACGTAGTGAACTAGATTCCATCATGCATGTTGCCACATAGTGCTAGATCCTTTGTGATGGGTTGGGCTACTCCAGTGGAGTAGCACGGGGAAGACTGATGCTTCGTGACGGGGTGGATATCACCATGATGATGCTCTCTCTCTTTTGCTTTAGGTTACGAAGGAAACAGAGGAGGGTTTGTAATGCAAGTGTTAACGTATTTACCTATCTTGTGACCTACTTATTGATAGTGTAGATGACTCTTGTAGACTACTTTCTCTTCTCTTGCAAATTTTGAGTGTGGTTTCATGATGTGAATACCTGTAACTGTAACGTAAAATGTTATTTTTTTAGTTTTGCCATATATGGTAAATGCAGTTGTACAAATTGTAACAATTGTAGAATCATTTTGCAAATgataagaaagaaaaaatagtccaGCCTTTGACTCCTATTACTCTAATTTGCATTTACTATTCTCATTAATTGCCATATTTTGTTAGCGATTATTGGGTTATTGTTACAAATACATTCTACATGTCCAATTCTTTGCCCACATGCAGTTTAATGTTCCACAATTTGTCCAAACAGAGAAATAAGTACTGAAATAACCAACAAAATCACACTTTTGTAGAAAACTATTGAGCTTGACCTGTTCGAAGTGAAGAGGAATATAGCAGGTGCAACAATATTGTTTCCAAGGGCATGTTTACTAAATACCTAAAGGTGTGTACTAGTCACCTTCTTATGTTAATCTATAACACCATACCTATATCTACAGTTTCACACAAGAGACACGTTCACAAGTAAATGTGCATGCAAAGCTGTAAATTGATTTCAATAATTCTCATCCGCACTCTTTCACATAAGAGCCACACATTTGCAAGCATgtgagcatgtaatgttgtaaattAGTACCAATAAATCTCAACAACCAAAAACAAAGAAATGCTAATTGGGAAATTTAAAGCACCTCAAGAACTTCTCTTTTGATTGAATTGATTAGCTTTACACATTGTATGTTTAACCAGGCATTTCATCTCAGAGAACAAGCTAaagattgaaaactaagaaaaGGAGTAGGACAATTGCCTGTTTTATGACCAGAGGATCATGAGTGACTGCAATCAACTTCGATGTTTCCTGCCAATAAAATAATATTCCTCAGATATCAATATAAAAAAGTTCCCTGAATAGGCTTAATGCCATTATAGAAGGTGTATGGCAATTAGATGTTAGACTGATAAACAGTTAAACATTTGAAATCAAATTCACTTAATTAGCAAAAAGTAAACCTGCATTCAATCCATCACAATGACACTTACGTAAATAGCCTGAACATTCAATCCATCACAATGACACTTAGGTAAATAGCCTGGGAACCATGTAGGAAGAAGTTCATGGAAAGCACTAGTACTAAAGCATTTTCTAAAATGCAACAAATGTTTTCTGCCATCAAGAGACCAGGCAAGCAAACATATTCACCAGAGTTAAGAGCCACAGAGAGTGAAGCCAAAATTACTGATACAAACAGGCTTATAAACTTGGGCTAGTGAAGAAAAAGGCTTAAATGGAAAGGAATATAACGACTTGACCATAAAGGATTCCCTTTGGTTACATTTCAAGTGTTGTATATGACAAGGACACTTTTATTTTATAAAGGTATTTCAGAGCACAAAAACTTGATAATTTGTTAACAAAAAAAAGCTTTTATCATTAATAAAGGTATATGTTTGACCTTATTTTCTAGAATCAACAAATTTCATTGCAACAACAATCCAGAGAGCACTAGAGATTaaagtgaaaatgatttttagaacTTCTACGGGACCAAAAATATTACACAGGAATGACAAGACTTGCACCGACTAAATACTCAAAATTCAAACAACTTTATGTGAAGCAAGCATTTTATAATACCTATGTGCCCAGTCTATGACCTAAGGTGATTAATTAAATGCACGAGAAAATTGAACTATGTTATCATTTCTGCTAACTTTAACACTGAATAAAATAATTCATGTTCTTAGACAATCTACAAAGCTAATTCAAGAATCTCATTTCAAGATATCATATAGGAGATAAATCAGTTTCAAAAGAAGCCATACTTGCCAATTAAGCATACCATTCAGCAGGATAAGTGAGAAATAATACGGCAAACAACAAACCTCAATCTTCTGAACCAGAGTACACAATGTTTGTGAAAGCACCGCACTTATGTTTGATGGCAGGTCTACCTGCACAATATGCACGTATGTTGGACACTGTTGGATGTAGAAACCAAAATTTCTTGAAAAATAATTCTAGAGAAGCCTAAGTCATATGTACTTTAGAGAACAAAGATTTCATTTTGCCAGATTCTTCATTAGGTTGATATCCATCATTTCTTCTCATTGACCCATTATTATCAGCTTTTGGTAATCCATTAGAAATGAATGTAGAAACATTAGAAGGCTCCACTTGTTGAACAGGAGTTGAGGCCGTCATTTTTCCATGTGCATTGCCCATGTACCCATTTTGAATAGCAGAATCATTTAAAGTTGCTGCTTCCCTAGGAATTTGAGATCTGTCCACAGGATTTTCCAAAACTGGAGCAGGTGCATCACTCTCTCTTATGACAAACTGGGAACAACCAACACAGTACATCCTTCCTTCTCTGAATACCAAAGAAAAACAGAATCATCAATCTTGTAACAGAGAAAGccataaaaccttaaaccctattGTGTCATATTTTAGAGCCACACATCCTTATTCAATGCACTTGTAATTATAAATTGGTAAAGACTGTAAATAATTACGCATGCATCCAATGAGGAGCTAAATCCCATAGTCCTATGAAAACATCAGGGTATGGTCAGTAGTAAGTGGACAGAGATGCCATCTAAATTAGGGTATGTGAGTAAATGAATAAAGGCGCTACTACGATTATGGTCACATGAAGATGTAAAAATAAAGGCACTGCTGTATTTCATGCATTTATGTTCACATGAAGATGTAGGGATGGAAAAGGGATGCAGTCTTTATCCCTACACTGGAGTTTCTTGGTGAATATGGTAGATACTGAATAGTAAATGTATAGACCCATAAGATGCAATCTATTAACAAGTCTACTTGAATATATCTGTTGAATTTATCCAGCATCATATTATCAAAATAACTTCTATACAAGAAATGTCACCTTTGGTTTGTGATTTTTCATTTGTGACAAGCCAACCACCTTTTTGTATTAGATGTTTGAAATTGTAAATAATAAGAAGTCATGCAATTGATGAGTGGGGATAAATAGTAAATACTAT
This genomic stretch from Cryptomeria japonica chromosome 8, Sugi_1.0, whole genome shotgun sequence harbors:
- the LOC131063721 gene encoding uncharacterized protein LOC131063721 gives rise to the protein MEMEKTDECLRRKKSDDASAAIAAKLLQGWALLNDYCPQCINPLLRNREGRMYCVGCSQFVIRESDAPAPVLENPVDRSQIPREAATLNDSAIQNGYMGNAHGKMTASTPVQQVEPSNVSTFISNGLPKADNNGSMRRNDGYQPNEESGKMKSLFSKVDLPSNISAVLSQTLCTLVQKIEETSKLIAVTHDPLVIKQLLEIIEHCIQVMQQITTFSSR